The following proteins are co-located in the Abditibacteriaceae bacterium genome:
- the groES gene encoding co-chaperone GroES, which translates to MAKIKPLGDKVLVQPSTGAEQTAGGIVLPDSAKERPQEGKVIAVGPGRILDNGDKAKMGVEEGDTVIYSKYGGTEVKLEGVEYLILDESSILAIKKD; encoded by the coding sequence ATGGCGAAGATCAAACCGCTCGGCGACAAAGTACTGGTTCAACCCAGCACAGGTGCCGAACAAACCGCAGGTGGCATCGTGTTGCCGGATTCGGCGAAAGAACGTCCGCAGGAAGGCAAAGTCATCGCAGTCGGGCCAGGCCGCATTCTGGACAATGGCGACAAAGCGAAAATGGGCGTTGAAGAAGGCGATACCGTTATCTACTCGAAGTATGGCGGCACCGAAGTCAAGCTCGAAGGCGTTGAGTACTTGATTCTGGACGAAAGCAGCATTCTCGCAATCAAAAAAGACTAA